The region TTCCTGGCATCGTTCAAGGGCGAGAGCGCCCAGGCGGCCGGTATCGACGACCTGCTCGGTCGGCTCGATGCCGGTGAATTCGACCTGGTGGCCGTGGGCCGCGCGCTGCTGGTCGACCCGGCCTGGGCGCGCAAGATCCGCCTGGGCCAACTGGACGAGCTGCAGCCGTTCAAGCCCGAAGCATTGGCCACCCTCTCTTAAGGCCAACCGCCTGCCGCCCCCGGCGCTTAGCGCGCCGGGGGCAAAGTAATTCGGAACAAATCATGAACTATTGATCGCGGCGGCGCCTCCGGGCGTCTTGCCGATCGGCGGAGTCATAGGCAAGCGGGATGCCAGACGAAATGGCGTGATTTCCCAGCTATTTACCAGTCCTGCCCATTGACCCCCATAATTTCCCATGGTATCCCAATCTATCCCATCCTGCGGGCGCGTCGATGCCCTCGACCCGTCGCCTTTGCGGGGTGGTTCGGGGGCTTTGATGCTGGCGTTGTTCACGTCCACATACACCAACAAGGTGGACAAGAAGGGTCGGGTCTCCGTCCCGGCGCCCTTCCGCACGCTGGCCGCGGCCCAGGGATTCCAGGGCATCTACGTCTATCCCTCGCTCGATTTCCCGGCGATCGACGGCGCCGGCCTCACCTATTTCGAGCGGCTTGCCGCCGCGGTCGACGATCTCGCCCCCTTCTCGGCCGAGCGTGAGGCCTTCTCGACCGCCATTTTCGGTGCCTCGCACCAGCTCGCCTTCGATCCGGAAGGCCGCATCAGCCTGCCCGAGGGGCTGATGGCCCATGCCGGCATCACCGAGAGCCTGGTCTTCGTCGGCCTGGGCCAGCAGTTCCGCATCTGGGAACCGGCGGCCTTTGCCCAGATGAACGCCCAGGCGGCCCAGATCACCCGCGAAAGCCGCGGCCGCCTGAACTGGCCGGGCCGTGGCGCCAACGGGGGAGGGGCGGCATGATCCCCGACCAGGACGCCCCCCACATCTCCGTCCTGCGCGACGAGGCCGTGCAGGCGATCGGCCCGCAGCCGGGCGACGTGGTGGTCGACGGCACCTTCGGTGCCGGCGGCTATTCCCGCGCCTTCCTGGGCGCTGGCGACTGCCGCGTCTTCGGCATCGACCGCGATCCCACGGCGGTTGCCCGCGGCCGCGCGCTCGAGGCCCAGGCGCCCGGCCGCTTCACCATGGTCGAGGGCTGCTTCGGCGACATGGTCGGCCTGCTGGCCGCCCACGGCCTGGCGGCGGTGGACGGGATCGCTCTGGACCTGGGCGTCTCCTCGATGCAGTTCGACGAGGCCGACCGCGGCTTTTCCTTCCGCGAGGACGGCCCCCTCGACATGCGCATGGGCGGCAGCAGCCGTACCGCCGCCGACATCGTCAACGAGACGCCGGAAGCCGATCTCGCCGACCTGATCTATGCCTATGGCGAGGAACGCGCCTCGCGCCGCGTCGCCCGCTTCATCGTCGAGGCGCGGTCGCAGGCCCCGATCACCCGCACCCGCGTGCTGGCCGACATCGTCGCCCGGGCCATCGGCCGCCATGGTGCCGAGCGTGACCGCATCCACCCGGCGACCAAGACCTTCCAGGCCTTGCGCATCGCGGTGAACGACGAATTGGGCGAACTCGACCGCGGCCTGGTCGCGGCCGAGCGCCTGCTGGCGCCCGGCGGCCGCCTGGCCGTCGTCTCCTTCCACAGTCTCGAAGATCGCGCCGTGAAGCGCTTCCTCACACAGCGCGCCGGGGTCGAGGGTGGCCCCTCGCGTCACGCGCCCGTCCGTGCCGGCGGACGGGCGCCCAGTTTCGAACTCCTGTTCCGCGGTGCGGCCAAGCCCGGGGACGAGGAAATCCGCATCAACCCGCGGGCGCGTTCGGCCCGGCTGCGCGCGGCGCGCCGGACGGCGGCACCCGCCTGGGGTCTCGAGGAGGGCCACGCATGAGCCGGATCCTGACCATTGCCGCCGTCGCCCTGGCGATCGGCGCCGCCGCCACGCTCTATCAGGTGAAGTACGAAGTCCGCCTGCTGGAGCAGGAGGCGCGCCAGTTGCATCAAGGTGTTGCCCGCGAACAGCAGGCGATTCAGGTGCTGAGCGCCGAATGGGCCTATCTGAACCAGCCCGCCCGGATTCAGGAACTCGCCGAGCGCTACCTCGACCTCAAGCCGATCAAGGCCGCGCAGATCGGCACGGTCGAACGCCTGCCGCTGCGCCCGGTGGCGCCGCCGGCCGCTCCGGGGGCTGACGGCCTGGTCGCGGATGCGACGCCCGGCGCCGGCCCGGTGGCCGTGGTCACGACGAAGCCCGCAGCGGGCAAGCCTGCCGCCGCCAAGCCGGCGGCCCCGGCGGCGACCAAGCCCGTCGCCGCCCCGGCGATCACCAAGCCCGTCGCCGCCCCGGCGAAGCCGGCCGCGCCCAAGCCGGCACCGGCCAAGCCCGCGACCACCAAGCCGCCCGCCCCGGCGGCGCCCACGCGCACGGCCTCGGTGCCGGCGGCCCCTGCCAGGCCGGCGCAGCCCGCCCCCAGGCCCGCCCCGGTGCCCAGCGCCGTAGCCAGTGCCCCGGCGGATCCGCTGCTCGACGGCGTCTCGCGCATCTTCGCGAGCGGCGAGCCCAGCTACCCGACGGAACGGCGATGAACGGCGGGGATTACGATCCGATCCCGCGCGCGCCGCTGCCACGGCTGTCGCCGGTCCATATCCCCGAAGGCGCCCCCGTCTTCGCGGGTAACCGGCCGCGCCCGACCGTGGTGCTCGACGGCCTGACCAAGCAGGCGATCGAAATCGGCCGCAACCGCCTGATCGTGCTCGGCGCGGTGTTCTGCTTCTGCTTCCTGATGCTGGCCGGCCGCCTGGTCGATCTTGCCGTGCTGCGCCAGCCCGACGACGCGCGGGTGACCTCGGCCGAGCCGATCGTGGAACGCGCGGCGATCACCGACCGCAACGGCACGGTCCTGGCCACCAACCTGTCGACCGCATCGCTTTATGCCGATACCGCCAGGCTGATCGACGTGGACGAGGCGGTGGCCAAGCTGATGCATGTCCTGCCCGACCTGTCGCGCGCCGAACTCGATACCAAGCTGCGCTCGGGCAAGACCTTCGTCTGGATCAAGCGCAACCTGACGCCCCGCCAGGAATACGAGGTCAACAGCCTCGGCATTCCCGGCTTCTCGTTCCAGCGGGAAGAACGCCGGGTCTATCCGTTCGGGCGCCTGGCCTCCCATGTCCTGGGCTTCGTCGATATCGACAGCAAGGGCATCTCGGGGATCGAGGCGCGTTTCGACGAAGTCCTGCGCGATCCCGCGCGCGGCGGCAAGCCGTTGCAGCTCTCGCTCGATATCCGGGTCCAGCATGCCGTGACCGACGAGTTGGCGCGCGCCATCCAGACCTTCCGCGCCATCGGCGGCGCCGCGGTGGTGCAGGACGTGCGCACGGGCGAGATGATCGCCATGGTCTCGCTGCCCGATTTCGACCCCAACAATCCCGGCGGGGCCAACCAGGAAACCCGCTTCAACCGGGCGACCCTGGGCACCTACGAAATGGGCTCGACCTTCAAGACGCTGAACACGGCGATGGCGCTCGATTACGGCGTCACCACCCTGCGCGGCGGCTATGACGCCACCCATCCCATCAAGGTCGCGCGCTTCACCATCAACGACGACCACCCCAAGTACCGCTGGCTGTCGGTGCCCGAGATCTTCATCTACTCGTCCAACATCGGCTCGGTGAAGATGGCGCTGGATGTCGGCATCGAGCGCCAGAAGGACTTCATGTCCCGCATGGGCATGACCCGCCGCCTGTCGATCGAACTGCCCGAGGCCGGCACGCCGCTGGTGCCCAACCCGTGGCGCGAGATCAACACCATGACCATCGCCTTCGGCCACGGCCTTTCGGTCACGCCCCTGCACCTGTCGACCGGCGTCTCGTCGCTGATCAACGGCGGCATCTTCTTCCAGCCGACGCTGCTCCATGCCGACGACGCCCGGCCGCCGGTGGGCGAGCGGGTGATCTCGTCGCAGACCTCGGCCTCCATGCGGCGCCTGCTGCGCCTGGTGGTGACCAACGGCACGGGGCGCAAGGCGGACGTCCCGGGTTACTGGGTCGGCGGCAAGACCGGTACCGCGGAGAAGGCCTCGGGCGGCGGCTATGCCCGCAAGGCGCTGCTGTCGTCCTTCGTCTCGGCCTTCCCGATGACCGAGCCGCGCTATGTCGTGCTGGTCATGATCGACGAGCCCAAGGGCACCAAGGAAACCTACGGCTATGCCACCGGCGGCTGGACCGCGGCGCCCACGGTCGCGCGGATCGTGGAACGTATCGCCCCCATGCTGGGCGTGCTGCCGTCCGATGGCCCCGACCCCGCGACGGCCGGTGGTGCGCTCATCACCGTTGCCGCGGACAAGGAGTGAGGCCGCGACATGCCCAACAGGCGCCTCGCCGAGCTGATCACGGAAACCACGGTGGCGCCGGCGCTCGGCGCGATCGACGTCTCCGCCGTGACCGCCGACAGCCGCAAGGTCGTGCCCGGCGCCCTGTTCTTCGCGCTGAGCGGCGCCAAGGATGACGGCCGCCGCTATGTCGCCGACGCGGTGGCCAAGGGGGCGGTCGCCATCGTCGCCGACCCGTCGGGGGTCGAGAATGCCGGCGCCCCGGTCGTCATCGTCGACGACCCGCGCCGGGCGCTGGC is a window of Oleomonas cavernae DNA encoding:
- a CDS encoding division/cell wall cluster transcriptional repressor MraZ yields the protein MLALFTSTYTNKVDKKGRVSVPAPFRTLAAAQGFQGIYVYPSLDFPAIDGAGLTYFERLAAAVDDLAPFSAEREAFSTAIFGASHQLAFDPEGRISLPEGLMAHAGITESLVFVGLGQQFRIWEPAAFAQMNAQAAQITRESRGRLNWPGRGANGGGAA
- the rsmH gene encoding 16S rRNA (cytosine(1402)-N(4))-methyltransferase RsmH; amino-acid sequence: MIPDQDAPHISVLRDEAVQAIGPQPGDVVVDGTFGAGGYSRAFLGAGDCRVFGIDRDPTAVARGRALEAQAPGRFTMVEGCFGDMVGLLAAHGLAAVDGIALDLGVSSMQFDEADRGFSFREDGPLDMRMGGSSRTAADIVNETPEADLADLIYAYGEERASRRVARFIVEARSQAPITRTRVLADIVARAIGRHGAERDRIHPATKTFQALRIAVNDELGELDRGLVAAERLLAPGGRLAVVSFHSLEDRAVKRFLTQRAGVEGGPSRHAPVRAGGRAPSFELLFRGAAKPGDEEIRINPRARSARLRAARRTAAPAWGLEEGHA
- the ftsL gene encoding cell division protein FtsL — protein: MSRILTIAAVALAIGAAATLYQVKYEVRLLEQEARQLHQGVAREQQAIQVLSAEWAYLNQPARIQELAERYLDLKPIKAAQIGTVERLPLRPVAPPAAPGADGLVADATPGAGPVAVVTTKPAAGKPAAAKPAAPAATKPVAAPAITKPVAAPAKPAAPKPAPAKPATTKPPAPAAPTRTASVPAAPARPAQPAPRPAPVPSAVASAPADPLLDGVSRIFASGEPSYPTERR
- a CDS encoding peptidoglycan D,D-transpeptidase FtsI family protein, which gives rise to MNGGDYDPIPRAPLPRLSPVHIPEGAPVFAGNRPRPTVVLDGLTKQAIEIGRNRLIVLGAVFCFCFLMLAGRLVDLAVLRQPDDARVTSAEPIVERAAITDRNGTVLATNLSTASLYADTARLIDVDEAVAKLMHVLPDLSRAELDTKLRSGKTFVWIKRNLTPRQEYEVNSLGIPGFSFQREERRVYPFGRLASHVLGFVDIDSKGISGIEARFDEVLRDPARGGKPLQLSLDIRVQHAVTDELARAIQTFRAIGGAAVVQDVRTGEMIAMVSLPDFDPNNPGGANQETRFNRATLGTYEMGSTFKTLNTAMALDYGVTTLRGGYDATHPIKVARFTINDDHPKYRWLSVPEIFIYSSNIGSVKMALDVGIERQKDFMSRMGMTRRLSIELPEAGTPLVPNPWREINTMTIAFGHGLSVTPLHLSTGVSSLINGGIFFQPTLLHADDARPPVGERVISSQTSASMRRLLRLVVTNGTGRKADVPGYWVGGKTGTAEKASGGGYARKALLSSFVSAFPMTEPRYVVLVMIDEPKGTKETYGYATGGWTAAPTVARIVERIAPMLGVLPSDGPDPATAGGALITVAADKE